A single Penaeus vannamei isolate JL-2024 chromosome 22, ASM4276789v1, whole genome shotgun sequence DNA region contains:
- the LOC138865764 gene encoding uncharacterized protein — protein sequence LPQVLVLTAAVAVSAAPQGYSLPTPPGPVVNLGSCGKGQVRHVDGRCVTPRVNERVFLYNAPPNPRPNTPPPYIPEPKVDRNVLFIKLAEKQVQDPIVVPPPRQDQVVYVLNKQSDQGQRVIEVPAHPPSDPEVYFVNYGEGENPTLPGGTSLQSALTTAINAEGQVITASGGALGGAGGFGGSGSGSFGGSGSGSFGGSGSGSFGGSGSGSFGGSGSGSFGSSGSGSFGSSGNLGGSFGVSGSGSLGGSGSLGGSGNFGASVSGSLGSSGSGFGNGNGFGSGSSSFGSGSSFGSGSSSFGGASGSSVGGSSAFGSVSSVAGGRSALGSSSTLGSGSSTGSGASGAFGGTFGSNSDSNLGSFSSNFGSGSSGFETSGRSSSLGSSSSTGGSLSLSGSGSSGAASGSFGTDSGFESTASRSSFSVPALSSIYTTP from the coding sequence TTACCGCAGGTTCTGGTCCTAACGGCAGCAGTTGCTGTGTCCGCTGCCCCACAGGGGTACAGCCTGCCCACACCACCCGGGCCAGTCGTAAATCTGGGGAGTTGCGGTAAGGGGCAGGTGCGACACGTGGATGGCAGATGCGTGACCCCCCGCGTCAACGAACGCGTTTTCCTGTACAATGCCCCACCGAACCCAAGACCCAATACCCCGCCCCCATACATCCCAGAACCTAAAGTAGATCGCAACGTGCTGTTCATCAAACTTGCAGAGAAACAGGTTCAAGATCCCATTGTGGTGCCGCCTCCAAGGCAGGACCAGGTGGTGTATGTCCTGAACAAGCAATCCGACCAAGGACAGCGTGTAATCGAAGTGCCCGCTCATCCCCCCTCGGACCCAGAAGTTTACTTCGTCAACTACGGCGAGGGTGAGAACCCAACTCTTCCTGGAGGAACTAGTCTCCAGAGCGCCCTGACGACCGCCATCAACGCCGAAGGCCAAGTCATTACCGCTAGTGGAGGCGCTCTGGGTGGAGCTGGTGGATTTGGAGGCAGCGGGAGTGGTAGCTTCGGAGGCAGCGGAAGTGGTAGCTTCGGAGGCAGCGGAAGTGGCAGCTTCGGAGGCAGCGGAAGTGGTAGCTTCGGAGGCAGCGGAAGTGGCAGCTTCGGAAGCAGCGGCAGCGGCAGTTTCGGAAGCAGTGGTAATCTTGGCGGCAGCTTCGGAGTTAGCGGCAGTGGCAGCCTTGGAGGCAGTGGTAGCCTTGGAGGCAGTGGCAACTTTGGAGCTAGCGTCAGTGGTAGTCTTGGCAGCAGCGGCAGTGGCTTTGGAAACGGAAACGGATTTGGAAGTGGAAGCAGCTCCTTTGGCAGTGGCAGCAGTTTTGGAAGTGGAAGCAGCTCTTTCGGAGGCGCAAGCGGTAGCAGCGTTGGAGGCAGCAGTGCCTTTGGCAGTGTCAGCAGCGTTGCAGGTGGCAGAAGTGCCCTCGGAAGCAGCAGCACGCTTGGTAGCGGAAGCAGTACCGGAAGTGGCGCCAGCGGTGCTTTTGGCGGCACTTTCGGAAGCAACAGTGACAGCAACCTTGGAAGCTTCAGCAGCAACTTCGGAAGTGGCAGCAGCGGTTTCGAGACCAGCGGTAGAAGCAGCAGCCTTGGAAGCAGCAGCAGTACCGGGGGCAGCCTAAGTCTCAGTGGATCTGGATCATCAGGAGCAGCCAGCGGGAGCTTCGGAACTGACTCTGGCTTCGAAAGCACTGCATCGAGAAGCTCTTTCAGCGTGCCAGCCCTGTCCAGCATCTACACGACACCATAA